From one Leptospira stimsonii genomic stretch:
- the hpt gene encoding hypoxanthine phosphoribosyltransferase: protein MNKKNSDILHPRFSQEEISKRVKSLASEIAKDYKKLNPVFICVLKGGVYFFSDLTKEIPFSVEIDFVQARSYSGTVSTGKIDLLKDINTDLSDRHVILVEDILDTGFTLQYLVRHIFTRNPASLEIVTLLLKERKNILEFPVKYVGWRIPDEFVVGYGLDFDGKYRNLPDIHVLEPADFSV, encoded by the coding sequence ATGAACAAAAAAAATTCGGACATTCTCCACCCTCGTTTTTCTCAGGAAGAAATCTCGAAGAGAGTAAAATCCTTAGCGTCTGAGATCGCAAAAGATTATAAAAAACTGAATCCTGTTTTTATCTGTGTATTAAAAGGCGGAGTTTACTTTTTCTCCGATTTAACTAAAGAGATTCCTTTTTCAGTGGAGATTGATTTTGTTCAGGCAAGGTCGTATTCGGGAACCGTTTCCACGGGCAAAATCGATTTGTTAAAAGATATCAACACCGACCTTTCCGATCGCCACGTAATTCTCGTCGAAGATATTTTGGATACGGGCTTTACTTTGCAATATCTCGTGAGACACATCTTTACGAGAAATCCGGCGAGTCTTGAAATCGTTACTCTTCTTTTAAAGGAAAGAAAAAATATTCTCGAATTTCCGGTGAAATACGTCGGCTGGAGAATTCCGGATGAATTTGTGGTCGGTTACGGTCTCGATTTTGATGGAAAATATCGGAACCTTCCGGACATCCATGTTCTGGAACCGGCTGACTTTTCAGTTTAA
- a CDS encoding SixA phosphatase family protein gives MKQIHLIRHAKSDWESEFKSDRERPLSERGRKNARSLRKYLERIEFKTDLFLVSDSKRTLDTYKILTKNKNVSSELKVTEELYESDSEDILVKLRELNSNLESVALLGHNPGIEEIANRLIRGNEDLSLSESILFKFPTSGFLSIHADINSWKELSKIPGKIIRFWIPG, from the coding sequence TTGAAACAAATTCATTTAATCAGACACGCAAAATCAGATTGGGAATCCGAATTCAAGTCGGACAGAGAAAGACCTCTTTCAGAAAGAGGAAGGAAAAACGCTCGATCTCTTCGGAAGTATTTGGAGAGAATCGAATTCAAAACGGATTTGTTTTTAGTTTCGGATTCGAAAAGGACATTGGATACGTATAAAATTCTTACAAAGAATAAGAATGTCTCTTCCGAGCTCAAAGTAACCGAAGAATTGTACGAGTCTGATAGCGAAGACATCTTAGTTAAACTCAGAGAATTGAATTCTAATCTTGAGAGTGTGGCATTGTTGGGGCATAATCCTGGAATCGAAGAAATTGCAAATCGTTTGATCCGAGGGAACGAAGACTTGTCCTTATCGGAATCGATTCTCTTTAAATTTCCAACCTCCGGATTCTTGAGTATACATGCCGACATAAACTCGTGGAAAGAGCTCAGCAAGATTCCGGGCAAGATAATTCGATTTTGGATTCCGGGATGA